A stretch of the Streptomyces ortus genome encodes the following:
- a CDS encoding DUF952 domain-containing protein, translated as MIYHVVTLGEWSARPEVPYAPASLAGDGFIHCAPDEETTLAVVNAFYRASPRPLLALVLDEARLTARLDYEAADPVPPPGVGADVLFPHLFGPVNRDAVERVLEIRWDDDSRAVALQPWEPRERS; from the coding sequence ATGATCTATCACGTAGTCACACTCGGTGAGTGGAGCGCCCGCCCCGAGGTCCCTTACGCGCCTGCGTCCCTGGCCGGGGACGGTTTCATCCACTGCGCTCCCGACGAGGAGACCACCCTGGCCGTCGTGAACGCCTTCTACCGGGCCTCGCCCAGGCCGCTGCTCGCGCTGGTCCTCGACGAGGCCCGCCTCACGGCCAGGCTGGATTACGAGGCGGCGGACCCCGTCCCGCCGCCCGGCGTGGGCGCGGACGTCCTGTTCCCCCATCTGTTCGGTCCCGTGAACCGGGACGCCGTCGAGCGCGTCCTGGAGATCCGGTGGGACGACGACAGCCGGGCGGTGGCCCTTCAGCCCTGGGAGCCGCGCGAGCGTTCGTAG
- a CDS encoding YqjF family protein, producing MLAPVSITFSVPEPITPDAPVVLRRPLLTQQWLDLTFVHWAVDPAAVAGLLPTGTVPDTFDGVTYVGLVAFRMHRVGWLRLPGVPYFGSFPETNVRLYSVDAYGRRGVVFRSMDASRLLPVLMGRLGFRLPYVWSRMSVRTDEDTVAYTSARRLPGPRGAYSRLVVRPGEPMAEPTGLEHFLTARWGMHKPFSGGAGFLPNDHPRWPLHRATLVECEENLVGAAGLPTPTGEPVSVLYSPGVPVRLGRATSGPPRR from the coding sequence ATGCTGGCACCCGTGTCGATCACCTTCTCCGTGCCGGAACCCATCACCCCCGACGCCCCGGTCGTCCTGCGTCGTCCGCTGCTCACCCAGCAGTGGCTTGACCTGACCTTCGTGCACTGGGCGGTGGATCCGGCGGCCGTGGCGGGGCTGCTGCCGACGGGAACCGTCCCCGACACCTTCGACGGCGTCACCTACGTCGGCCTGGTCGCCTTCCGTATGCACCGGGTAGGCTGGCTGCGGCTGCCCGGCGTGCCCTACTTCGGCTCCTTCCCGGAGACCAACGTGCGGCTGTACTCGGTCGACGCGTACGGGCGGCGCGGTGTGGTCTTCCGGTCCATGGACGCGTCCCGGCTCCTGCCGGTGCTCATGGGCCGCCTCGGTTTCCGGCTGCCCTACGTGTGGTCCCGCATGTCCGTGCGGACCGACGAGGACACGGTCGCCTACACCAGCGCGCGGCGGCTGCCGGGTCCGCGCGGCGCGTACAGCCGCCTGGTCGTCAGGCCGGGGGAGCCGATGGCGGAACCGACCGGCCTCGAACACTTCCTGACCGCCCGGTGGGGCATGCACAAGCCGTTCTCCGGCGGTGCCGGATTCCTGCCGAACGACCATCCGCGCTGGCCGCTGCACCGCGCGACGCTGGTCGAGTGCGAGGAGAACCTGGTCGGCGCGGCCGGTCTGCCGACGCCGACAGGGGAGCCGGTGAGCGTGCTGTACTCACCGGGAGTCCCCGTACGCCTCGGCCGTGCGACGAGCGGCCCGCCACGCCGCTGA
- a CDS encoding fasciclin domain-containing protein: MNTRISRIAVIVAAATVLPLSLSACSDSGSDSAKSDSSSKASAAATESEDGMGSSGDTASKDEPFGPGCASVPKSGSGSFDGMAKDPVATAASNNPALSTLVTAVKKAGLVDTLNNAKDITVFAPTNDAFAKIPKADLDKVLADKATLTKILTYHVVGQKLAPKDLENGSFPTLEKSKLTTSGSGESYKVNDSAKVVCGNVKTANANVYIIDTVLMPTS, encoded by the coding sequence ATGAACACCCGCATCAGCCGTATCGCCGTGATCGTGGCCGCCGCCACCGTTCTCCCGCTGTCCCTCAGCGCCTGCTCCGACAGCGGCAGCGACTCCGCCAAGTCGGACTCCTCCAGCAAGGCGTCGGCCGCCGCCACCGAGTCCGAGGACGGCATGGGCAGCTCCGGCGACACCGCTTCGAAGGACGAGCCGTTCGGTCCGGGCTGTGCCTCTGTGCCGAAGAGCGGTTCCGGTTCGTTCGACGGCATGGCCAAGGACCCGGTCGCCACGGCCGCCTCCAACAACCCGGCCCTGTCCACCCTGGTGACGGCCGTGAAGAAGGCCGGTCTGGTCGACACCCTCAACAACGCCAAGGACATCACGGTGTTCGCGCCGACCAACGACGCCTTCGCGAAGATCCCGAAGGCCGACCTGGACAAGGTCCTCGCCGACAAGGCCACGCTGACGAAGATCCTCACGTACCACGTCGTGGGTCAGAAGCTCGCTCCGAAGGACCTGGAGAACGGCTCCTTCCCGACGCTGGAGAAGTCGAAGCTGACGACCTCCGGCTCGGGCGAGTCGTACAAGGTCAACGACTCCGCGAAGGTCGTCTGCGGCAACGTGAAGACCGCCAACGCCAACGTCTACATCATCGACACGGTCCTGATGCCCACCAGCTGA
- a CDS encoding sulfite oxidase codes for MRRSPVRPALGALSGLLAGFAALAVAELVAAGVRPQAGPVIAVGGAAIDRTPTPVKDWAIRNFGTNDKLVLQLGILAALVLFAIVLGVFALRYRRTGAAGVLLFGVVGAAAALSRPDSTGLTDALPSVVGAVVAAVLLYFLIGRLRIRGPVPDAAGSAEGDPSRAAGWDRRGFVVLATAAAAASAGTGLLGRALSGSKSREAAASRADVVLPAPASPADAVPKGAQVRVRDVSPFTTPNKDFYRVDTALVVPKVDATTWKLRIHGKGVTRPVTLGFDDLLRRELVERDITLTCVSNEVGGPYVGNARWIGVRLADLLAECGVKPPSKGGRADQLVSRSVDGMTIGSPVEDVMDGRDALLAVGMNGEPLPFTHGFPVRMVVPGLFGYVSACKWIEDIELTSFDDYDAYWVKRDWARQAPIKTQSRIDTPKPFARPEAGSVMVAGVAWAQHRGIDKVEVRVDDGPWQQARLAAEDSRDTWRQWSYDWRATKGGHTLTVRATDRTGEVQTDKRTGTVPDGASGRHSVVVTVE; via the coding sequence ATGCGCCGCAGCCCGGTGCGGCCGGCGCTCGGTGCGCTCAGCGGCCTGCTGGCCGGTTTCGCCGCGCTCGCCGTCGCCGAACTGGTGGCCGCGGGGGTGCGTCCGCAAGCCGGTCCCGTCATCGCGGTGGGCGGCGCGGCGATCGACCGCACTCCCACGCCCGTGAAGGACTGGGCGATCCGTAATTTCGGCACCAACGACAAACTGGTCCTGCAGCTCGGGATTCTTGCCGCACTGGTGCTGTTCGCGATCGTCCTGGGTGTATTCGCTCTGCGGTACCGGCGGACCGGGGCCGCCGGAGTTCTGCTTTTCGGTGTGGTCGGCGCGGCGGCGGCGCTCAGCAGGCCCGACTCGACCGGCCTCACCGACGCGCTGCCCTCCGTGGTGGGCGCGGTGGTCGCCGCGGTGCTGCTGTACTTCCTGATCGGCAGGCTCCGGATCCGGGGCCCGGTGCCCGACGCGGCGGGTTCGGCGGAGGGGGACCCGTCCCGCGCCGCCGGCTGGGACCGCCGGGGCTTCGTGGTCCTGGCGACCGCTGCCGCCGCCGCGTCCGCCGGTACCGGACTGCTGGGCCGCGCCCTGAGCGGCTCGAAGAGCCGCGAAGCGGCGGCCTCCCGGGCGGACGTCGTACTTCCCGCCCCGGCCTCTCCGGCGGACGCGGTTCCGAAGGGTGCGCAGGTGCGGGTCCGCGACGTAAGCCCCTTCACCACCCCGAACAAGGACTTCTACCGCGTGGACACCGCTCTCGTGGTGCCCAAGGTGGACGCGACGACCTGGAAGCTGCGGATCCACGGCAAGGGGGTCACCCGTCCGGTCACCCTCGGCTTCGACGACCTGCTGCGGCGCGAACTGGTCGAGCGCGACATCACGCTCACCTGTGTGTCGAACGAGGTCGGCGGCCCGTACGTGGGCAACGCCCGCTGGATCGGCGTACGGCTGGCCGACCTGCTGGCCGAGTGCGGGGTGAAACCGCCCTCCAAGGGTGGCCGTGCCGACCAGTTGGTGTCCCGTTCCGTCGACGGCATGACGATCGGCAGCCCGGTCGAGGACGTCATGGACGGCCGTGACGCGCTCCTCGCGGTCGGGATGAACGGGGAACCGCTCCCCTTCACCCACGGGTTCCCGGTCCGGATGGTGGTGCCCGGCCTGTTCGGCTACGTCTCCGCCTGCAAGTGGATCGAGGACATCGAACTCACCTCGTTCGACGACTACGACGCCTACTGGGTCAAGCGGGACTGGGCGCGGCAGGCACCCATCAAGACGCAGTCCCGGATCGACACCCCCAAGCCGTTCGCCCGCCCCGAGGCCGGTTCGGTCATGGTCGCGGGGGTCGCCTGGGCACAGCACCGCGGCATCGACAAGGTCGAGGTCCGGGTCGACGACGGCCCCTGGCAGCAGGCCCGGCTCGCCGCCGAGGACTCCCGCGACACCTGGCGTCAGTGGTCCTACGACTGGCGGGCCACCAAGGGCGGTCACACCCTCACCGTCCGGGCCACGGACCGCACCGGCGAGGTGCAGACCGACAAGCGCACCGGAACCGTCCCCGACGGCGCGAGCGGCCGGCACTCGGTCGTGGTGACCGTCGAGTGA
- the hemC gene encoding hydroxymethylbilane synthase, giving the protein MQAPELIRIVSRDSPMALAQVARVRAELAALHPGTRTEVVPVKTTGDKWMGDLSQVEGKGAFTKEVDAALLAGEADLAVHCVKDVPADRPLPAGTMFAAFLKRDDIRDALIHPGGLTLDELPPGTRIGTSSVRRVAQLAASLPHLQCVPFRGNANRRLAKLAAGEADALLLAVSGLERIERTDVITEILSPETMMPPIGAGILALQCREGDTTVIDAVSALGDPATHREATAERMFLHVLQGHCNSPIAGYATAERDGELSLRACVFTPDGKTRLNAHEWAGRLDPATLGTSVAVALLRQGARDLIDNITH; this is encoded by the coding sequence ATGCAAGCTCCCGAGCTGATCCGCATCGTCTCCCGCGACTCGCCCATGGCCCTGGCGCAGGTGGCGCGCGTACGGGCCGAACTGGCCGCGCTCCATCCCGGGACGCGCACCGAGGTCGTCCCCGTCAAGACGACCGGCGACAAGTGGATGGGCGACCTCTCCCAGGTCGAGGGCAAGGGGGCGTTCACCAAGGAGGTCGACGCCGCGCTCCTGGCCGGCGAGGCCGATCTGGCGGTGCACTGCGTCAAGGACGTGCCCGCGGACCGGCCGCTTCCGGCGGGCACGATGTTCGCGGCGTTCCTCAAGCGGGACGACATCCGGGACGCACTGATCCACCCCGGCGGGCTCACCCTCGACGAGCTGCCGCCCGGCACCCGGATCGGGACCTCCTCCGTACGCCGCGTCGCCCAGCTGGCCGCCTCGCTTCCGCATCTGCAGTGCGTGCCGTTCCGGGGCAACGCGAACCGGCGCCTGGCGAAGCTCGCCGCCGGTGAGGCGGACGCGCTGCTGCTCGCGGTCTCGGGCCTGGAGCGCATCGAACGCACCGACGTGATCACCGAGATCCTCTCGCCCGAGACGATGATGCCGCCGATCGGCGCGGGCATTCTGGCCCTTCAGTGCCGGGAGGGCGACACGACGGTCATCGACGCCGTCAGCGCGCTCGGCGACCCGGCCACCCATCGCGAGGCGACCGCGGAACGCATGTTCCTGCACGTCCTCCAGGGTCACTGCAACTCGCCGATCGCCGGTTACGCGACGGCCGAGCGGGACGGTGAACTGTCCCTGCGCGCCTGCGTGTTCACCCCGGACGGCAAGACCCGGCTCAACGCCCACGAGTGGGCCGGCCGCCTGGACCCCGCCACCCTCGGCACGTCGGTGGCGGTAGCCCTCCTACGCCAGGGCGCCCGCGACCTGATCGACAACATCACCCACTGA
- a CDS encoding TetR/AcrR family transcriptional regulator, with protein sequence MARAGLTTPRLISAGADLADEVGFDQVTVSALARRFDVKVASLYSHLKNSQDLKTGIALLALEELADRGATALAGRAGKDALSAFANVYRDYAREHPGRYAAAQLKLSPEAAAASAGSRHSQMTRAILRGYDLTEPDQTHAVRLLGSVFHGYVSLELSGGFSHSAPESQETWSRILDALDALLRNWPAQ encoded by the coding sequence ATGGCCCGCGCAGGCCTGACCACGCCCCGCCTGATCAGCGCAGGCGCAGACCTCGCGGACGAGGTCGGCTTCGACCAGGTCACCGTCTCCGCCCTGGCCAGACGGTTCGACGTAAAGGTCGCGAGCCTCTACTCGCACCTGAAGAACTCCCAGGACCTCAAGACCGGCATCGCCCTGCTCGCCTTGGAAGAACTCGCGGACCGAGGCGCCACCGCCCTGGCGGGCCGCGCCGGCAAGGACGCCCTCTCCGCCTTCGCGAACGTCTACCGCGACTACGCGCGGGAGCACCCCGGCCGTTACGCCGCCGCGCAGCTCAAGCTCAGCCCCGAGGCCGCCGCCGCCAGCGCCGGAAGCAGGCACTCGCAGATGACCCGCGCCATCCTGCGCGGCTACGACCTCACGGAACCGGACCAGACGCACGCGGTCCGCCTCCTGGGCAGCGTCTTCCACGGGTACGTCAGCCTGGAGCTGAGCGGCGGATTCAGCCACAGCGCCCCGGAGTCCCAGGAGACCTGGTCCCGGATTCTCGACGCCCTCGACGCACTCCTGCGGAACTGGCCCGCCCAGTAG
- a CDS encoding CGNR zinc finger domain-containing protein: METTASALIGGHVVLDFANTVAWRLDERRSADRVPDAVALLTWTGASGLLSADRVDALLAVAADDRDGAADALRAARLLRAALHHLLDSAVDGRPPGREDLGVVRGFFLDAWRRAEFAPVLPLRPGLDVTVPTDAVRLLALEAAELLSGPLARLRRCQGPGCGWFFLDRSRSHTRQWCRSGDCGNRERVRRHYERSRGSQG, from the coding sequence ATGGAAACGACCGCGTCGGCATTGATCGGCGGTCACGTGGTGCTGGACTTCGCCAACACGGTCGCGTGGCGGCTCGACGAACGGCGTTCGGCGGACCGTGTGCCCGATGCCGTGGCTCTCCTCACCTGGACAGGCGCGAGCGGTCTGCTGTCCGCCGACCGGGTCGACGCGCTCCTGGCCGTCGCGGCGGACGACCGGGACGGCGCCGCGGACGCGCTGCGGGCGGCACGGCTGCTGAGGGCGGCGCTGCACCACCTGCTCGACTCCGCGGTGGACGGCCGCCCGCCCGGCCGCGAGGACCTGGGCGTGGTGCGCGGCTTCTTCCTGGACGCCTGGCGGCGGGCGGAGTTCGCGCCGGTTCTGCCCCTGCGCCCCGGGCTGGACGTCACGGTGCCGACGGATGCCGTACGGCTACTGGCGCTGGAGGCGGCGGAGCTGCTGTCCGGACCGCTCGCCCGGCTGCGGCGGTGTCAGGGGCCGGGCTGCGGCTGGTTCTTCCTCGACCGCAGCCGCAGCCATACGCGGCAGTGGTGCCGGAGCGGCGACTGCGGCAACCGCGAGCGGGTGCGGCGGCACTACGAACGCTCGCGCGGCTCCCAGGGCTGA
- a CDS encoding YceI family protein — protein MNLFNRGASPRRSATLVEPQRPDGPPEFPRPGQSEPDLRTLTGNWVIDPAHSRIGFSVRHAMVTTVRGAFTDYQSRLFFDGRDPSRSGAEIILSTASVDTGVDQRDSHLSGRDFLDSGAYPHMRFLSTAVKLAGPDVYRMTGDLTIKDVTRPVVLELTYIGYVTDPFGYERVGFDGTTTINRSEWGLTYNTRLAEGGAMVSDKVRLQLDIAAIRTTPQPG, from the coding sequence GTGAATCTTTTTAATCGAGGTGCCTCTCCCCGTCGCTCGGCCACACTCGTCGAACCGCAACGGCCCGACGGCCCACCCGAATTCCCCCGGCCCGGCCAGTCGGAACCGGACCTGAGGACCCTGACCGGGAACTGGGTCATCGACCCCGCGCACAGCCGGATCGGCTTCTCCGTCCGGCATGCCATGGTCACGACGGTGCGCGGCGCCTTCACGGACTACCAGAGCCGCCTGTTCTTCGACGGCCGCGACCCGTCCCGCTCGGGTGCGGAGATCATCCTGTCCACCGCCAGTGTCGACACGGGTGTGGACCAGCGCGACAGCCATCTGTCCGGCCGTGACTTCCTGGACTCCGGCGCCTATCCGCACATGCGCTTCCTCAGCACCGCCGTGAAGCTGGCCGGCCCCGACGTCTACCGGATGACCGGCGACCTCACCATCAAGGACGTGACGCGTCCCGTCGTCCTCGAACTCACCTACATCGGCTATGTCACCGACCCGTTCGGCTACGAGCGTGTCGGCTTCGACGGCACCACCACCATCAACCGCTCCGAGTGGGGCCTGACCTACAACACCAGGCTGGCCGAGGGTGGCGCCATGGTGAGTGACAAGGTCCGCCTCCAACTGGACATCGCGGCCATCCGCACCACACCGCAACCCGGCTGA
- a CDS encoding ATP-binding protein — translation MAVKAKGWAHSFPVSGGVRAGREWTREHLESLPWTRAEPDTVDAVVLTVSELLTNAHVHARSDAALVLTWDGDCLHVSVHDEDPTLPRQREPELGEVSGRGVGIVRMLADEWEMRCQRHGKVVTACFRPAGAESRDDPLGGDRAPEDGTREGL, via the coding sequence GTGGCGGTCAAGGCAAAGGGCTGGGCGCATTCGTTTCCGGTGTCGGGCGGTGTGCGCGCCGGACGGGAGTGGACACGCGAGCATCTGGAGTCGCTGCCGTGGACCAGGGCCGAGCCGGACACGGTGGACGCCGTCGTACTGACCGTCTCCGAACTGCTCACCAACGCCCATGTGCACGCGCGCAGCGACGCGGCTCTGGTGCTCACCTGGGACGGTGACTGTCTCCATGTGAGCGTCCACGACGAGGACCCGACCCTGCCGAGGCAGCGGGAACCGGAGCTCGGCGAGGTGTCCGGCCGCGGGGTGGGGATCGTACGCATGCTCGCCGACGAGTGGGAGATGCGCTGCCAGCGGCACGGCAAGGTGGTGACGGCCTGCTTCCGTCCGGCCGGGGCCGAGTCGCGGGACGACCCCCTGGGGGGCGACCGCGCGCCGGAGGACGGCACGCGGGAGGGCCTCTGA
- a CDS encoding GDSL-type esterase/lipase family protein produces the protein MITTPITEDLLRGALDLERTEHGVLPHRLPAWVRAQYADGQLAMAESQPSGVRLVFRTRATTVELDTLPTKRVYTGAPPRPDGMYELLVDGILAGRGSVRDGNTLTVDMTTGSAELRTGPVGTVRFTDLPEGDGHDGKDVEIWLPHNETTELIALRTDAPVERATDRGRRVWLHHGSSISHGSDAAGPTAIWPALAASLGGVELINLGLGGSALLDPFTARTLRDTPADLISLKLGINVVNADAMRMRAFTPAVHGFLDTIREGHPDTPLLVVSPILCPIHEDTPGPSAPDLAHMSEGQLRFVAMGDPAEKAAGKLTLRVIRDELARVVAQRSKEDPNLHYLDGLRLYGEADFAELPLPDQLHPDAATHRRIGERFADQVFTADGAFAAR, from the coding sequence ATGATCACCACGCCCATCACCGAGGACCTCCTGCGCGGCGCCCTTGACCTGGAACGCACCGAACACGGCGTACTGCCGCACCGGCTGCCCGCCTGGGTCCGCGCCCAGTACGCCGACGGCCAGCTGGCCATGGCCGAGTCCCAGCCCTCCGGCGTACGGCTGGTCTTCCGCACCCGCGCCACCACCGTCGAACTGGACACCCTGCCCACCAAGCGGGTCTACACGGGGGCCCCGCCCCGTCCGGACGGCATGTACGAACTGCTCGTCGACGGGATCCTGGCAGGGCGGGGCAGTGTGCGGGACGGCAACACCCTGACCGTCGACATGACCACCGGGAGCGCCGAACTGCGGACCGGCCCGGTGGGCACCGTCCGCTTCACCGACCTGCCCGAAGGCGACGGCCACGACGGCAAGGACGTCGAGATCTGGCTGCCGCACAACGAGACCACCGAACTCATCGCCCTGCGCACCGACGCCCCGGTCGAGCGCGCGACGGACCGGGGCCGCCGGGTGTGGCTGCACCACGGCAGCTCCATCAGCCACGGTTCCGACGCCGCGGGCCCGACCGCCATCTGGCCCGCCCTCGCGGCCTCCCTCGGGGGTGTGGAGCTGATCAACCTGGGGCTCGGCGGCAGCGCGCTGCTCGACCCGTTCACCGCCCGCACCCTCCGGGACACCCCCGCCGACCTGATCAGCCTCAAGCTCGGCATCAACGTGGTGAACGCGGACGCGATGCGCATGCGCGCGTTCACCCCGGCCGTCCACGGCTTCCTCGACACGATCCGCGAAGGCCACCCGGACACACCGCTGTTGGTGGTCTCACCGATCCTGTGCCCCATCCACGAGGACACGCCCGGTCCGAGCGCACCCGACCTGGCTCACATGAGTGAGGGTCAACTGCGGTTCGTGGCCATGGGCGACCCGGCGGAGAAGGCGGCCGGGAAGCTGACACTGCGCGTCATCCGGGACGAGCTGGCGCGGGTCGTGGCACAGCGGTCGAAGGAGGACCCGAACCTCCACTACCTCGACGGGCTGCGCCTCTACGGCGAGGCCGACTTCGCCGAACTGCCGCTGCCCGACCAGCTCCACCCGGACGCGGCCACCCATCGCCGTATCGGCGAACGTTTCGCGGACCAGGTCTTCACCGCCGACGGCGCCTTCGCGGCCCGCTAG
- a CDS encoding SpoIIE family protein phosphatase: MTGRAEHGSRIPGRLDPLLTGVTTEAISAAGGFAGGVYLRSGTPGLLRLAVLSGLPGPLFRPWWRLHVDRRFPVADAFRLGVQVVLPDATETMRRYPQFAASLPFQFGSLYVPVVGGSTTYGVLTILRPAASDATEVLPDRDRMAQLAEDLGQALWKLEEDGEPDVAWDGEPLCVRPPATHPPAARIGRFTWDPASDVVTADSRLNALLGVPPGKPTDTPRALADAVAAADSQQILTALRETAAGRPPPLPLPVHAPDGGLRLLELWTPQDTAGSPGACTVRGLVLDPDIGSAADGAADLLPEGVFCLDRLGLIVYANERAARLLGRPRTRLLGRSLGEEVPWLERSAYEDHLREALLSLEPVHFHVVRPLHHGEDSPAGLHGGGDWLAVSVYPGPDILTCTVVPANRMADPAPGLAPPPEGSPAAGAPRPDGAAARASSMAPLYRPIVLAIALTEAVTARQVSAVVMQELLPAFGGGRLAIYLLQERHLYLAWETGFPQGFLAPFEGVGLDARLPGVETLTTGRPLFFESMQQLATAYPGVPLDATEGSRAFLPLIASGRPVGSCILGFDRPRGFSTEERTVLTALAGLIAHAMEKAQRYDTEAALARGLQQALLPRRLSAHPRVETVGRYLPGTQGMEVGGDWYDVVESGDGLALVIGDVQGHGVQAAATMGQLRSAVRAFALGDRPPDEVMSGTNHLLIDLDPGLFASCCYIRLDPLTGLARVARAGHPPPILRLPDGRTHVLEIPGGVVLGVDPHARYPVTELRLDPGAILALYTDGLVETPGVDIDEGITALRVALARAGSPAGRPGGRPGGRSLAGVADRLTAKARHVADRPDDIALLLATRRSRPDRDR, translated from the coding sequence ATGACTGGGAGAGCCGAGCACGGGAGCCGGATCCCCGGACGTCTGGACCCGCTGCTCACCGGGGTCACCACGGAGGCGATCAGCGCGGCCGGCGGCTTCGCGGGCGGCGTGTACCTGCGCTCCGGCACACCGGGACTGCTGCGGCTGGCCGTGCTCTCCGGACTGCCCGGCCCGCTGTTCCGCCCCTGGTGGCGGCTGCACGTGGACCGCAGGTTCCCGGTGGCGGACGCCTTCCGGCTGGGCGTCCAGGTGGTGCTCCCGGACGCGACGGAGACGATGCGCCGCTACCCCCAGTTCGCGGCGAGCCTGCCGTTCCAGTTCGGCTCCCTGTACGTGCCGGTCGTGGGCGGGTCGACGACGTACGGCGTACTGACCATTCTGCGGCCCGCCGCGTCGGACGCCACCGAGGTCCTGCCCGACCGTGACCGCATGGCCCAGCTGGCCGAGGACCTGGGACAGGCCCTGTGGAAGCTGGAGGAGGACGGCGAGCCGGACGTCGCCTGGGACGGCGAACCGCTCTGCGTACGGCCCCCGGCCACCCACCCTCCCGCCGCGCGCATCGGACGGTTCACCTGGGATCCGGCGTCCGACGTCGTGACCGCGGACAGCCGGCTGAACGCCCTGCTCGGTGTGCCGCCCGGCAAACCCACGGACACCCCGCGGGCGCTCGCGGACGCCGTGGCCGCCGCCGACTCCCAGCAGATCCTGACCGCGTTACGGGAGACCGCCGCGGGAAGACCGCCGCCCCTGCCCCTGCCGGTGCACGCGCCCGACGGCGGTCTGCGGCTGCTGGAACTGTGGACCCCGCAGGACACGGCCGGGTCGCCCGGGGCGTGTACGGTCCGGGGACTCGTCCTCGACCCGGACATCGGGTCGGCGGCGGACGGAGCCGCCGATCTGCTTCCCGAGGGGGTGTTCTGCCTCGACCGGCTGGGGCTCATCGTCTACGCGAACGAGCGGGCCGCCCGGCTCCTGGGCCGCCCTCGGACGCGGCTCCTCGGCCGTTCCCTGGGCGAGGAGGTGCCATGGCTGGAGCGCTCCGCCTACGAGGACCATCTGCGCGAGGCACTGCTGTCGCTGGAACCGGTGCACTTCCACGTCGTACGCCCCCTGCACCACGGCGAGGACTCCCCCGCGGGGCTCCACGGGGGCGGTGACTGGCTGGCGGTCTCCGTCTATCCCGGGCCCGACATCCTGACCTGCACCGTCGTCCCCGCCAACCGGATGGCCGACCCGGCCCCCGGGCTCGCGCCCCCGCCCGAGGGTTCCCCGGCGGCCGGTGCGCCTCGGCCCGACGGAGCCGCCGCCAGGGCCAGCTCCATGGCTCCGCTCTACCGGCCGATCGTCCTCGCCATCGCGCTGACCGAGGCGGTCACCGCGCGCCAGGTGTCCGCGGTCGTGATGCAGGAGCTGCTGCCGGCCTTCGGGGGCGGCCGGCTCGCCATCTATCTGCTCCAGGAGCGGCACCTCTACCTGGCCTGGGAGACGGGCTTCCCGCAGGGATTCCTCGCGCCGTTCGAAGGCGTCGGCCTCGACGCGCGGCTGCCGGGAGTGGAGACCCTCACCACCGGCCGCCCGCTCTTCTTCGAGTCGATGCAGCAGCTGGCAACCGCCTACCCGGGTGTCCCCCTCGACGCGACGGAGGGCTCCCGCGCCTTCCTGCCCCTGATCGCCTCCGGGCGTCCGGTCGGCTCCTGCATCCTGGGCTTCGACCGCCCCCGGGGCTTCAGCACCGAGGAACGCACGGTGCTCACGGCCCTCGCCGGGCTGATCGCGCACGCCATGGAGAAGGCCCAGCGCTACGACACCGAGGCCGCCCTGGCCCGCGGACTCCAGCAGGCACTCCTCCCCCGGCGCCTCTCCGCGCACCCGCGGGTGGAGACCGTCGGGCGCTATCTGCCGGGCACCCAGGGGATGGAGGTGGGAGGGGACTGGTACGACGTCGTCGAGTCGGGCGACGGGCTCGCCCTGGTCATCGGCGACGTCCAGGGGCACGGTGTCCAGGCTGCCGCCACGATGGGTCAACTGCGCAGCGCGGTGCGGGCTTTCGCACTCGGCGACCGGCCGCCGGACGAGGTCATGAGCGGCACCAACCATCTGCTGATCGACCTCGACCCCGGGCTGTTCGCCAGTTGCTGCTACATCCGTCTCGATCCGCTCACCGGTCTGGCCCGGGTGGCCCGGGCAGGGCATCCGCCGCCGATCCTCCGCCTCCCGGACGGCCGCACGCACGTCCTGGAGATCCCCGGCGGCGTCGTCCTCGGAGTCGATCCGCACGCCCGGTACCCGGTGACGGAGCTGCGGCTGGACCCCGGCGCCATCCTCGCGCTCTACACGGACGGCCTGGTCGAGACGCCCGGCGTCGACATCGACGAGGGCATCACCGCGCTGCGGGTGGCCCTGGCCCGGGCGGGTTCGCCGGCCGGACGTCCGGGGGGCCGGCCGGGCGGCAGGTCGCTCGCGGGGGTCGCCGACCGGCTCACCGCGAAGGCCCGGCACGTGGCCGACCGCCCGGACGACATAGCGCTCCTGCTCGCCACCCGCCGCTCACGGCCCGACCGCGACCGCTGA